From Hoeflea sp. 108:
GCGTGGTCACGCCATAGAGCGTGGTGATTTCCTCGATCGATACATAGTGGTTGTGCTCGAGATAGCTGAGCAGATGCGCTTGCCGGCTCGACTTCTTGTTGTCGTTTGTCATGTCGAGCCTGTCGATCGATGTCATGCCGGCTGCGTTTCCCTCAATCCTTGCTAGCAAATTCAACCGGCCGTTTCACCCTGCCTCGGGGCAATCCCCGGTGGATGGCAACAAACGGGCGAAGAGTGGGCGGTTGTCACCATTGATGTTGCAAAACTGACATCGAAGCTCATTAATGTCTGTTTTCGTACATTTTTGGTGACCGCAACATGTCATTCGCACGGCTGCCCTGGCAGTTTCGTGACAGTTGCTGTCGCATCGCAAACATAGGAGCTTCGCGATGACGACCTTCGATGGCCGCACCCCCAACGTGCCGGCCAAGACCGCCCGCAAACCGCAGGATAGAGCGCGCAACATCGCTGCAGGCCTGCTGTGCGGCACTGCCCTGGCGCTTCAGGCGGTTTCGGCCCAGGCGGCCGAGGATTCGCTGAGGATCCTGACGCTCAACACCTGGCTCGATCGCTTCAAGCCGACGCCGGCAACGGCGGGCGAGTTCTTCATCAAGGGCAATTACGACATCCTGACCTTCCAGGAATTCCGTGCCAACAGCACCTACGCCCGCGACCTGCCGGGCGTGATGCAGGCCGCCGGGCTCGGCACTTACGGCACGCGCCAGGACAATGACGTCGGCGTGTTTTCGCGCCTGCCGGGCACGTATGGTGCCTTCACCACAGGTGCCATTGCCACCTACACGAAGGTCGACGGCACGGCAAAGCGGCCGCAGACCGTGGTCGGCACCACGCACCTCAACTATTACGACGAATCGACCAACCGCATTGTCCAGGCGAGGGCGCTGAACAGCTGGGCCAAGTCGCAGGCGGGGCCTGTCATCCTGACCGGCGACTTCAACGCCGGCGACGTGTCCGAGCGCGGCCTGCACTCGATCAGCCAGCAGGAACGGTTGCTCAAGATCTACACCAAGGCCCCGACAAATGCGTTTTATCTCTCGCTGCTGAAGCAATACGCCAAGGATCAGACGCAGCTCGACGCCTTCATCGCCCAGTGGAAGGGCAAGACGGCAGCACAGATCGATGCGGCGACGGTGCCTGCAGGGCTGTTTGCCGACGAGCTGTATCCGGTGGCCGGCAACCTGCCGCAGACCATGAACATCCTGAAGAAGCAGTACCTGCTGCTGCAGCTGCCCTCCGAGCGCGAGCAGTTCACGCCGCACGGGCTGAACGACGGCTCTGTGACCTGGCCGTCGCATGGCGAGGACGCGACCAACACCTGGGGCAGCTGGCACCGCGTCAAGATCGACCATTTCCTGGCCTCGCGGCCCTTCGGCAAGTGGTGGCAGATCAACGACGACCCGAACGATCCCTATCTCGGCGTCGTCACTGACGTCAGCTACGTAACCAATCCCGATGGTTCGAAGACGCCGCTGTCGGATCACGAGCCGGTGGCGCACAATCTGCGCTGGGTCGGGCCTCAGCTCGAATCCTACGACGACAACGGCACGGCAAAGACACGCGTCGTCTGGGGCAAGGGCGCCTCGACCTTCGCTGAAAAGGGCAGGGAGTTCGTCCTCTCGCGCAACAACATGCGCGACGACGTCTATCTCGGCCAGATTTCCGATGCCAACGGCATGCCGATCCTGGCTGGCCTGACAGATGCCGAGAAAAAGACGCTGCTCGACTGCAAGAGCACCGATGCGCGCTTCCAGCAGGCGATATCAGACTATTGCATCGACGATCACAGCTTCATCGGCGAACTGAAGGTCGCCGATGGCGGCACCGTTGTTGTCGAGGAAGACGCGGCCCTCGGCGGTGACCAGGCAAAGCTCAGGCTCGATGGCGGCAGCCTCAAGGTTGTCGGCACCGGCATGAACGTGCTCGGCCGCAATGTCGTGCTGGAGGCCGGCGGCGGCGCGCTCGACATTGCCGATGCCAACAACGTCGTCGGCATTGCCAGGGAGATCTCGGGCACCGGCAGCCTGACCAAGGCCGGCCTTGGTGCTCTCGTTCTCGACGGCACGCACAGCTACACCGGCAGCACCATCGTCAAGGCGGGCGCGCTGGCTGTGAACGGCTCGATAGCCAGCTCTGCGCTGACCACTGTCGAAGCGGGCGCAGCACTCGGCGGCTCGGGCACGCTTGGCAATGTGGTTATCGCTTCGGGCGGTACGTTGAAGCCGGGCAATTCGATCGGCACGATCAACGTCACGGGCGACATCACCTTCGAGGCCGGCTCGAAATTCGAGGTCGAGGCCAACCACAAGGGCGAGAGCGACAAGGTCGCAGCGACGGGCAAGGCCATTCTCAAGGGCGGCTCGGTGCTGACGCTGGCTACAGGCAACAACTACGCGCCGCAGACGAGCTACAAGATCGTCACCGCCGGTGGCGGTGTCTCCGGCACCTTCGCCGACGTCAGTTCGAACCTCGCCTTCCTCGACCCGACGCTGGCCTATGGCGCCAACGACGTGACGCTGACGCTCAGCCGCAACGACATCTCTTTCGCCGAAGTCGGCGTAAACGGAAACCAGAAGGCGACCGCAGCAGCCCTCGAAAGCCTCGGCTTCGGCAACGCTGCCTACACCGCTGTCGCCAATCTTGACGAAGCCGGCGCGCAAGATGCATTCCAGCAGCTGTCGGGTGAGGTGCACTCCTCGGCCAAGGGCATGATGATGCAGGACGGCGGCGTCATGCTCGACGCGGCCACCAGCCGGATCGACCAGGCCTTCGGCGAGGCGCCCGCGGTGAGCATGCCGGTCATGGCCTATGGCGACGACGGCCTGGAACTCGCGCCTGCCGACACCGACCGCTTCGCCTTGTGGACGCGGGCCTTCGGCTCATGGGGCGACAGCAAGGCGGATGCCAGCAATGTCGGTTTCGACCGCAGCACCGGCGGATTGCTTGTCGGTGGCGACGCACTGGTCGGCGACGCCTGGCGCGCGGGTGTCATTGCCGGCTACAGCCGCTCGTCCTTCAGCACCGCCAATGGAGGGTCGAGCGGCAGCAGCGACAACTACCATGTCGCCGTCAATGCCGGCACCCGCGCCGGGCCGTTCGGCCTGACCGTCGGGGCCGGCTACACCTGGCACCGCTTCGACACGCAGCGCAATGTCGCCTTCGGAGGCTTCACCGACGCATTGTCCGCCAACTACAGCGGCGGCACCGCGCAGGTGTTTGGCGAGGCGAGCTACAAGGTCGATGCGGGGCGCTTCGCGGTCGAGGGCTTCTCCAACCTGACCTATGTGAACTTGCGCACGAGCGCCTTCACAGAGACGGGTGGGGCGGCGGCACTGTCGAGTGCAGCATCGAGCAGCGACGTAACCTTCACCACGCTCGGCGTGCGCGGCTCGACCGACGTTTCGCTTGGGGCAACCGAGGCCACTGTCCACGGCACGCTGGGTTGGCGCCATGCCTTCGGCGAGGTCGCGCCTACGTCGTCCTTCGCCTTCGACGGCAGCGGCGACTTCGACATCTCCGGTGCCGCGATTGCCAGGGATGCGGCCGTTCTCGGCGCGGGTATCGACTTCGCCATCGCTCCGAAGACGAAGCTCGGCATCAGCTACACTGGACAGGTCAGCAGCAAGGCATCTGATCACGGCATCGACGCCAAGCTTGCGGTCAACTTCTGAGAACCGCGGCCCACCCGGCCGGTTTGCGCCGGCCGGGTGAGACCAAGAAGCTTCTGGCGTCGAACAAGGCATCCGCGGCCATGGGGCCACGGCCGCGGATGCTGAGTCTAGTCTACCCTGTGGCCTTCGAGGATACGCTCCACCGGCGCCCAGCCGATGTAACGCGGCTGGGTCCAGCCTTCGGCGGGTTCGAGGTTTTCGACCGCCAGCATGTCGTCGATGCGCACCTCGTCCCAGGCGTGGACGACGCGGCCGTCGCCGAGATGCAGTCCGACATGACCGTAATTGGCGTGCTCGTCGAACAACTCGCCCGACATGTCGTAGAAGACGAAGGCGCCGCGCGGCGGAATGCCCTGAGGCGTCCCGGTCACGCCGTACTCGTCGGCAGACTCCTTGGCGGAGTCCCCGCCGAACATCTCGATAGCGTTGGATTGCTCATAGGCATCCTCGACAAAGGCGAGGCAGCGGAAGCAGTAGCTGTCGTCTCCAAGCTGGGAGAGCGCCCAGGTGATGGCGTTATCGATGTAGTGGTCTGGAATTGTCACTGGATGGATGTCCTGTTGGAGAATGAGATGTGATGGTCGTGATCAAAGTCATTGCGATGCGCGCCATTTTGATCTCCATGTCAGGTAACCTAATATAAGCGCAGGCGATATTGCTATGAGGCTTATGTCACCATACGAGTTTGTGTGTATGGCGGGCGGAGTGCTTACAGTTGTTCACGCCGAATGCGCAAGATGCCTACGCATGATTTTTGGTTGCTTGACGAATGGTGTTGTCAAAACTATCAGCGACCAGGGCGAATGCCCGATCGTTGGCGGACGAGACGAACCGCGCCGGCTTTGCCGGGTCAGAAAAATCCACGCTGGAAACTGCCATGACCGAACAGCCAACTTCGGCCTCCGAAGTCTCGTTGCGCCGCATCACCTCGCAGACCGTCTATGACATCTGCGAATTGAGCGAGACACTGAGCGAAGCCCAGCGCAACAAGGTGGCCGACAACGGAACCTCGATTGCCGAGGCGCATTTTTCCGAGAATGCCTGGTTCCGCGCTGTCTATGCCGACGACACGCCTGTCGGTTTCGTGATGCTGCATATCGGCTCCGACTTCGACGTCATCGACTGCCCAGGTGCGTTCCTCTGGCGCTTCATGATTGCGGGGCCGTTTCAGCGCATGGGCTTCGGCGAGAAGGCGATCGCGCTCGTCGCCCGCGAGATGAAGGCGCGGGGCTTTGGCGAACTCTTCACCAGCTATGGCCTGGGCGAGGCGAGCCCGGAGGGCTTCTACAAGCGCCTCGGCTTCGTTGCGACCGGCGAGACCTATGACGATGAGGTCGAGGCCGTGCTGAAGTTCACGAACAGGTAGCTGCCGAACGGCGCGGGCCGTGCATCACGCGCGGCCCGCGCAGTCCAGATAGCCCAGCCTGCCGAGATGGCGGTCGATCGTCTCCAATTGCCGGGCGAAGGGAAGCGTCCCGTCGATCACGATATCGGCGGATTCGACCAGGGCGCGATCATTGAAAAGCGCGTGGCCGTCGCCGGCGTAGAAGCGCAACTCGTCCATTAGGTCCTCAAGTGAAAGCTCCTCCGCGGCGTCATAGTCGCGGATCAGCCGGCGGCACAGGGCGATGTCCTTGGGCAGGCCGATATGCACTGCGAGGTCGATCATGCCAGCGGTTTGCCCATGGAGCCGGCCGAGCGGGGCATCGAAGAACACCAGCGCGGTGGGCCGCACCCGCTCGCCAGTGATCGGATGAATTCTGGCCTCGCTCATCTTCAAGCCTCGAAGCATTCCGGCGAGTTCGGCGTAGTTCCACTCGCTGTAGTCGCGTCCGTCCTGGAACCAATCGAGATAGTCGTCGGGATGTACTGAAATCCCGTCGAAATCGTCCCAGCTGAGGTGGCTGGCATGGTGGCGGGTTGCCAAGGCCCGTGTCAGCGTCGTCTTGCCGGCGCCTGAAATGCCTGAAATTGCGATGATCCTGGACATGCAGGATGTATCCCGGATCAGGCTGGCGGCAACATTGCGGAAAGCTTGGGACGCCTTTGCCGAAGCAATCTACATATTGGACTTCGCCCAAATCGTTCCCATATCTTCGTATGAGGAGCTTTTTGAGCGTGAAACGCGCTGGTTTGGCCCTTTTTGCCGCGGCAGTGCTTGCCGCCGTGGCCGTCATTCCCTCGACAGTGATGAGCGAAGGAAGCGGCCGCAATCCGTTAGCGTTGACCATCGAGATCGACGGTGCCATCGGCCCGGCCAGTGCCCGGCAGCTCCAGGAGGGGCTGGTGACCGCAGCCGAACGCAAGGCCGAAGTCGTCATCCTCGAGCTGAACACACCCGGCGGGCTGGTCACCTCGATGCGCGAGATGATCGCCGACATCCTGGCTTCGCCCATTCCCGTCATCGGCTATGTCGCCCCCGCTGGTGGGCATGCGGCGAGCGCGGG
This genomic window contains:
- a CDS encoding autotransporter domain-containing protein — encoded protein: MTTFDGRTPNVPAKTARKPQDRARNIAAGLLCGTALALQAVSAQAAEDSLRILTLNTWLDRFKPTPATAGEFFIKGNYDILTFQEFRANSTYARDLPGVMQAAGLGTYGTRQDNDVGVFSRLPGTYGAFTTGAIATYTKVDGTAKRPQTVVGTTHLNYYDESTNRIVQARALNSWAKSQAGPVILTGDFNAGDVSERGLHSISQQERLLKIYTKAPTNAFYLSLLKQYAKDQTQLDAFIAQWKGKTAAQIDAATVPAGLFADELYPVAGNLPQTMNILKKQYLLLQLPSEREQFTPHGLNDGSVTWPSHGEDATNTWGSWHRVKIDHFLASRPFGKWWQINDDPNDPYLGVVTDVSYVTNPDGSKTPLSDHEPVAHNLRWVGPQLESYDDNGTAKTRVVWGKGASTFAEKGREFVLSRNNMRDDVYLGQISDANGMPILAGLTDAEKKTLLDCKSTDARFQQAISDYCIDDHSFIGELKVADGGTVVVEEDAALGGDQAKLRLDGGSLKVVGTGMNVLGRNVVLEAGGGALDIADANNVVGIAREISGTGSLTKAGLGALVLDGTHSYTGSTIVKAGALAVNGSIASSALTTVEAGAALGGSGTLGNVVIASGGTLKPGNSIGTINVTGDITFEAGSKFEVEANHKGESDKVAATGKAILKGGSVLTLATGNNYAPQTSYKIVTAGGGVSGTFADVSSNLAFLDPTLAYGANDVTLTLSRNDISFAEVGVNGNQKATAAALESLGFGNAAYTAVANLDEAGAQDAFQQLSGEVHSSAKGMMMQDGGVMLDAATSRIDQAFGEAPAVSMPVMAYGDDGLELAPADTDRFALWTRAFGSWGDSKADASNVGFDRSTGGLLVGGDALVGDAWRAGVIAGYSRSSFSTANGGSSGSSDNYHVAVNAGTRAGPFGLTVGAGYTWHRFDTQRNVAFGGFTDALSANYSGGTAQVFGEASYKVDAGRFAVEGFSNLTYVNLRTSAFTETGGAAALSSAASSSDVTFTTLGVRGSTDVSLGATEATVHGTLGWRHAFGEVAPTSSFAFDGSGDFDISGAAIARDAAVLGAGIDFAIAPKTKLGISYTGQVSSKASDHGIDAKLAVNF
- a CDS encoding NlpC/P60 family protein; the encoded protein is MTIPDHYIDNAITWALSQLGDDSYCFRCLAFVEDAYEQSNAIEMFGGDSAKESADEYGVTGTPQGIPPRGAFVFYDMSGELFDEHANYGHVGLHLGDGRVVHAWDEVRIDDMLAVENLEPAEGWTQPRYIGWAPVERILEGHRVD
- a CDS encoding GNAT family N-acetyltransferase, with the protein product MTEQPTSASEVSLRRITSQTVYDICELSETLSEAQRNKVADNGTSIAEAHFSENAWFRAVYADDTPVGFVMLHIGSDFDVIDCPGAFLWRFMIAGPFQRMGFGEKAIALVAREMKARGFGELFTSYGLGEASPEGFYKRLGFVATGETYDDEVEAVLKFTNR